The window CGGACCAATCGTCTCTCGTCTTCCTTCTCTTTACATCTTCACTGACTCTGAAGTGGAGTCCAGGAAGGTCAGGTATATGTCAGACTTCAGGAAGCGCGGGTACGAGTCCCTCTCCATCAAGCCGTAGACGATCTTCTGAGCGTCGTCAAAACACAGCGGGGACGGAGCCTTCATGTTCCACCTGATCAGCTCTCTGGTCCTTTGATCAATGTTGATCTGAAAGCAAGAGGAAACATAATGAGGGACAACATAATCCAAAGCAGCAGCGCCCGCTCCGTGCTTTGAACAGAACAGAAAGTGGCTGTGCATTATTCAAGGCAGCGAGCGGACCTCTCTGGGAGCCTCTGGCTGGATGTAGCGTTTGAAGATCTTCTTGGCCCTGGAGGACATCCTGAAGGAGGACCTGATCTTCTTGTAGTCCTCACACACAACCCAGAACTCAAGGTTTTCGTCACTGAACTCTGACTTCAGGAAGGCCTGGAATATCTTCATCCCATCTGATCAAGGAGGAGAAATTAGAAGGAATTAGGTGGTTTTCCAGGGAGAGTACAGACTTTGGAAATGTGCAGTGATCCACTTACATTTAGACGATAGAAGTCTCTCGAGTGAGTCGGACCACTGGGAGATCTCTTCGAAGCAAAGCCTGCAAAAGAAAGGCACAtgttacatacacacacacacacacacatcactcaGCAGCAGAGTCTACGCCTTGTTTCCACTGAGGAGCTGTTCTTCATTTACCCTTCAGCGGACTGAGATGATCGACACTGCAGTCGAGATTTCAGGTTTCCTCCCCTGGTAAAGACAAATAGAAACCATCAGAGCTCATTCtcttaaacaagaaaaaaatactcaagaaaacacatacaaaacaaaacctaaaaaAGTACCTGTATTTTCCAGTCTTTTTGTCGTCACCATCCATGTTTGGTTGCCGCAGCTCCCCCGGTGGACTGGTGACGAGGATCGGCATGGTCGCTGCACCGACTGGAACTGGAGCTGCTGAACCGGGTGAGTTGAAGGAACCCGCCCTGCGCCGACTTTTATACGCGGAGCGGAAGTTTGAAACGAGGGCCGAGGCAGCGTCACAGCTCCATCCTGAGCTAACCGCACATGAagaggaagtttgggggggttGACGCAACCGAACAGGCAAATATGTCACAGTAGGTAGTTCACGCTGCGCTCAGACCCGCTCGGCTGTTTGTTTACTTCTGGGTTCATGCATGCAAAACATGCACTGGAAACTTGCGAGACAGATAAGCAAATGTTCTGACCTCTGTCCAGTTTCCAGGACTGATACCAGCATTTCATGTTTGGGAAATATTACATTAACTGGCCCCTAAAAGCTGTTCCAACATATTGCAACCTTTTCAGCCTCATATTAAACCTCGTTCTCAGTAAGTCAGAAGAAAGGAGAGAGGTGCGACAGAATAGTTAGCAGTGAGTGAATTAAACAGCTGGACTGTTGTTTTCTGatggaagaaaagaaataacacCATCTTGCCTTTGCAAATGAACGAATAACTGAATAAATTCAtccttttcattattttacagTCTGACCCCACATAACTTCAGGGTTTTCATTAGAAGATATCCTGATGGATCAaggcttggttttttttgtttgcttttttaaagtgtaaatcTTTCGCTGTAACTTTGATCTttgctctgttgttttttttttaagctcacAGTGGAGAGATGTCTGAACTTCATGATGCAATGAAATTTAATTGCGTGTTTTTTGGATTTCCAGGTTTGTCGCTCACGCTGTGTTAGCTGGTGAGTTTTCTGGGTTTTCATCCTTTCATCTGTTCTCTCGCTGCAGTCCTCTGGTTGTCACACAAGGACAACTGACATGTCTTTATTTGCTCTCATGACAAGTCTTGTACTTTCTTTGATATGTGGTGGAAATTGAAGCTCGACTCTTTGACCCCGGTGTGTCAGATTGCTCTTTCCACAAGTTCACCTTTACGTGACAATGTTAATatacttttttctattttacagGTTCTGGATATTATTCAACCTTTGTCAGAACAGTCATACAGGAAGCACGGTGGCTGACAGGTGACAGACCACCAGCGCTGTGGTTACATGGTTTAATCATCATCGTTTCCATTTCAGGAACCAGGAAAACCTGCAAATGCATACGATGCAATGCAGTTTCTTGATCCGACACATGAATGAGATTACATCTGCAGAAAAGCTTTGTTAAAGTGTCACATTTTGTCGCACAGTAAAAGACTTTTGGAGTTagtttaaaatgtcatttacaTATTTCTCCACACGTCAAAAAGCTCTAAATATCCACAGGAACcttaatttttttcataaagttgtACTTCCTCTGGAATTTGAAATCAAATTGGGTGGTTTCAGTGATGTATGCCACGGGGTAAAGAACATTACTTTCCAATGTTTTATGCGGATGTTGTTGTAGGTGAAGTTCTGCTTTTCCACATTTAACCTCACGTGGCACCGTTGCAAGGCTGGTTTTACGGCTGTTGGAGCCACCTGGTCTCACGAAGTGGTTCATGGTGTCACTTGCTGTTTGACTGCGACATTTTATGATTTTATAATGTGAATTTAAGCATCCTTTATAGTAGTCCAGTACAGACAAGGCTTCAGTCATGACATGATTAAAACTACTGATCGCTGAAAGGCGCAggttaacctcaaatgcatgtttttggactttgaCAGGAAACAGGTGTACGTGAAGAAAACCCAAACCcctgagcaggaggagacggactcgctgtgaggtgagagcgtCAACCACCGCTCCACCACGGGGGATACGG of the Salarias fasciatus chromosome 18, fSalaFa1.1, whole genome shotgun sequence genome contains:
- the LOC115405530 gene encoding uncharacterized protein LOC115405530, with the protein product MAIKLCCFPKDPLEDIETWSESVDKVLGCKAGQMAFREFLKTEYSEENILFWLACEEYKKIKTVPEMISSANRIYSEFVQTEAPKQINIDCTTRENITKNISQPNLTSFDSAQKLIYSLMARDCYPRFLKSDIYQGLLRRNDSRKPCCKPMKKIRRELSSACQVASVSQTKHFLSENIHCNRPPPTSEQLSSGWSCDAASALVSNFRSAYKSRRRAGSFNSPGSAAPVPVGAATMPILVTSPPGELRQPNMDGDDKKTGKYRGGNLKSRLQCRSSQSAEGLCFEEISQWSDSLERLLSSKYGMKIFQAFLKSEFSDENLEFWVVCEDYKKIRSSFRMSSRAKKIFKRYIQPEAPREINIDQRTRELIRWNMKAPSPLCFDDAQKIVYGLMERDSYPRFLKSDIYLTFLDSTSESVKM